The Prevotella melaninogenica ATCC 25845 genome includes a window with the following:
- a CDS encoding zinc-dependent metalloprotease, which translates to MKTNNIMVTLRTIGIGLLLLCVNVRAFADDKKGDEEKKAKKETKYDKLFKDKKKETASSKFITVHKSDGKLYLEVPVKYLHKEMLLGGGISSTTDPTYLTIGTKSFTPLHFFFEVQDSSLVMKTPNSVVYSDGSASAEMQEALKISYRDPVLMGFKIAAYNNDSSAIVIDATDLLARPNSMLPIIPKKSGDLALSASPKSEMSYVRTIKSFDRNITINVDFNYLLTASLMSLPVASEIPTTVGVTYSLALLPDSKMRQRVTDSRVGIASVSKLTFDNNIAKSKQTFIAQRWNLVPQNLKAYEQGKLSKPVKPICFYIDDAFPVEWKNAIKQGVELWNKAFEQAGYQKAIEALDFPKNDHNFDADDIAYSCIRYVPSTAEKVTSSFLANPQTGEIINASVFVPANVGDQIYRWLFLGSAASDATMRTSHLPQDKFNQGLKYMVACEVGRSLGLLDNIGASYSYPVDSLRNSTFTHANNLAASIMANTPFNYVAQPSDKGVVYMPENVGQYDKHAIEWAYRYFNPSKTSLSAETDALEKMVDKRVQNPRYRFFRTSSLIWDPRVQEGALGSDAIKASEYGLRNMQIVENNLYNWVKDDDDSRIKEKLYLAISQQRYAFFKRVLSNVGGIFLNDMKVTSGVPRYEVVPKARQRQAMLWCLNQAKHFKQYANPNFERKGFMAISYYDQLLEFIGYDLFGVRTRLAVASHLSSQSYSQKEYFDDLFSSLFQSAQLCKAPSQEERVLQRAYLTYSRAVIDKANKQGGNGPAALQSTSVNGSQTSSTAYGNPTASLAPTVDAALLDGSAIYFYTSLLKLKPMLEKCVKANLSPDAHSHYSMLLFKVNKALEDGQ; encoded by the coding sequence ATGAAAACAAACAATATAATGGTAACACTGCGCACAATAGGAATAGGCTTATTACTATTGTGCGTTAATGTTAGGGCTTTTGCCGATGATAAAAAAGGCGACGAAGAGAAAAAAGCTAAGAAGGAAACAAAATACGATAAACTATTTAAGGACAAGAAGAAGGAAACGGCAAGTAGTAAGTTTATCACTGTACATAAGAGTGATGGGAAACTCTACTTGGAGGTCCCTGTTAAATACTTGCATAAAGAGATGTTGTTGGGTGGTGGTATCTCCTCAACAACAGACCCAACCTATCTGACCATTGGTACAAAGAGCTTCACTCCTTTGCATTTCTTTTTCGAAGTTCAAGACAGCAGCTTGGTGATGAAGACACCTAACAGTGTGGTTTATTCAGACGGTAGTGCAAGCGCTGAGATGCAAGAAGCTTTGAAGATTAGCTATCGTGACCCAGTCTTGATGGGCTTTAAGATTGCTGCTTACAACAATGATAGTTCGGCTATCGTGATAGATGCAACAGATCTCTTGGCACGTCCTAACAGTATGTTACCCATTATTCCAAAGAAGTCGGGTGATTTAGCATTGTCTGCTTCGCCTAAGAGCGAAATGTCTTATGTTAGAACGATTAAGAGTTTTGATCGTAATATAACGATAAACGTTGATTTCAACTATCTACTCACTGCCTCACTCATGTCTTTACCAGTTGCGAGTGAGATTCCAACGACTGTAGGTGTTACCTATAGTTTAGCATTATTGCCAGATAGCAAGATGCGCCAGCGCGTAACAGATTCGCGTGTTGGTATTGCATCTGTATCTAAACTCACCTTCGATAATAACATAGCAAAAAGCAAGCAAACATTCATAGCACAACGTTGGAACCTTGTTCCACAGAATCTAAAGGCTTACGAGCAAGGTAAGTTATCAAAGCCTGTTAAGCCAATATGCTTTTATATTGATGATGCCTTCCCTGTTGAATGGAAGAATGCGATAAAGCAAGGAGTAGAACTTTGGAATAAGGCTTTTGAACAAGCGGGTTATCAAAAGGCTATTGAAGCCTTAGACTTCCCAAAGAATGACCATAACTTCGATGCAGACGATATTGCCTATTCTTGCATTCGATACGTGCCAAGTACAGCTGAAAAGGTGACATCTTCTTTTTTGGCGAACCCACAAACAGGAGAAATCATCAATGCCTCTGTGTTTGTTCCTGCCAATGTCGGTGATCAGATTTACCGTTGGTTATTCTTAGGTTCAGCAGCATCAGATGCCACAATGCGTACTTCTCATCTTCCGCAAGACAAGTTCAATCAAGGATTGAAGTACATGGTAGCATGCGAAGTAGGGCGAAGCCTTGGTTTGCTTGATAATATAGGAGCTTCGTATTCCTATCCTGTTGACTCTCTTCGTAATAGCACATTCACACATGCCAACAATCTTGCTGCATCAATAATGGCTAATACACCTTTTAATTATGTTGCTCAGCCAAGTGATAAGGGTGTTGTTTATATGCCAGAGAATGTTGGACAGTATGACAAGCATGCTATCGAATGGGCTTATCGTTATTTCAACCCATCAAAGACAAGTTTAAGTGCTGAAACCGATGCACTTGAGAAGATGGTTGATAAGCGTGTACAGAATCCTCGTTATCGTTTCTTCCGAACTTCTTCATTGATTTGGGACCCACGTGTACAAGAAGGTGCATTGGGCAGTGATGCGATTAAGGCAAGCGAATATGGATTGCGTAATATGCAAATCGTTGAAAACAACCTTTATAACTGGGTGAAAGACGATGATGATAGTCGCATCAAAGAGAAGTTATATTTGGCAATCTCTCAGCAGAGATATGCTTTTTTCAAACGTGTGTTGAGCAATGTTGGTGGTATCTTCTTAAACGATATGAAAGTAACATCGGGTGTTCCTCGCTATGAGGTGGTACCTAAAGCGCGTCAGCGTCAGGCGATGTTATGGTGCTTAAATCAGGCAAAGCATTTTAAGCAATATGCTAACCCAAACTTTGAGCGTAAGGGATTCATGGCTATAAGCTATTACGACCAGCTCTTAGAGTTTATTGGATATGACCTCTTTGGTGTTCGTACACGCTTGGCAGTAGCATCACATCTGTCATCACAGAGTTATAGTCAGAAAGAATATTTCGACGACCTTTTCTCTTCACTCTTCCAAAGTGCACAATTGTGTAAGGCTCCATCTCAGGAGGAGCGAGTGTTACAACGTGCTTATCTAACGTATTCACGTGCGGTTATCGACAAGGCTAACAAGCAGGGTGGCAATGGTCCAGCAGCACTTCAGTCTACATCGGTTAACGGCAGTCAGACGAGTAGCACTGCCTATGGTAACCCTACAGCCTCACTCGCACCAACAGTTGATGCTGCTTTGTTAGACGGCTCGGCTATTTACTTCTACACTTCACTGTTGAAGCTTAAGCCAATGTTGGAGAAGTGTGTCAAAGCAAACCTCTCACCTGATGCGCACTCACATTATTCTATGTTGCTCTTTAAGGTGAACAAAGCTTTGGAGGATGGTCAATGA
- a CDS encoding zinc-dependent metalloprotease, with protein sequence MRRILLLLLLFSLVATSGAAFPFSKRKKKAQSTQTEKKSAYERALTEQLTESVRGSFVSFHKTDGRILMELPKQSLGRDMIIGVTISSVSNPKMGDLGFKNSNLVHVRFIEKDSSVVMQVVNTDLFVPKNQPSATLAARLNYDNLDFFSFPIKAHNDSTGAVLFDASSFILKENRFFPVIAKNVGSYTVNSSLKDNLTRVTKLKVFDENACVGMDRHYIISLSGKKGSPITNYPVTIGVNFTLALLPNDLMTPRLSDTRVGMFLMNKDVLKKDGSIDKATFVKRWRLVPKDTAAYFAGELCEPTKPIVYYVENTFPPLWKRAIKAGVLWWNKAFERIGFKNVMQVADFPANDPNFDPDNFKYSCIRYLPTDVENAMGPSWTDPRTGEVINATVLVYNDVVNTINNWRFVQTAQIDPRARGAQMPDSIIEETLEYIIAHEIGHTLGFMHNMAASAALPTDSLRSPAFTQKYGTTASIMDYARFNYVAQPTDHGVKLTPPRLGVYDYYAIEWAYKLFPGSKGFEDDAKQLRLLADKHEGDPFYRYGLQQTGTKYDPSAIEEDLGDDPVKSSTYGMDNLRMILKNLDHWIGDEDGDNRKAELYNEVLSQAMHYVRNVSVNVPGIYLYQTSEKSGLPRYKVVPKAKQKESVQWLLKQARTFATLGNDTIEKKLPFGANKPFKILARDVQSLAMMATSKLAISYYLDSTSYSPIEYMEDVYQDVFGKTIAGKENLSVADLSMQRLYVDLLQEGVSDMKQAPNVHNLQMPSTSVNSFITNMLRRNEAEKEHTECCYLADRQRSLDDDTHFLNFGNGYGEPEPLWGTTVNRTSEFQLEYAQKLLSLLETTIPRVSSPDLKAHYMLLEKRLKKYLK encoded by the coding sequence ATGCGTCGCATACTATTACTTCTGCTTCTCTTCTCTCTGGTCGCAACATCGGGAGCGGCTTTCCCATTTTCAAAACGTAAGAAGAAGGCGCAGAGCACACAAACAGAAAAGAAATCGGCTTACGAGCGTGCCCTCACCGAGCAATTAACGGAGTCGGTGCGTGGTAGCTTTGTCTCATTTCATAAGACTGACGGACGTATACTGATGGAGCTTCCGAAGCAGTCTTTGGGTCGCGACATGATTATTGGCGTAACCATTTCGTCAGTGTCAAATCCTAAGATGGGCGACTTAGGCTTTAAGAATTCCAACTTAGTGCATGTACGCTTCATTGAGAAAGATAGTTCTGTGGTGATGCAGGTGGTAAATACCGACTTGTTTGTACCAAAGAATCAGCCTTCAGCTACGCTTGCTGCAAGGCTGAATTATGATAATCTTGATTTCTTTTCATTCCCTATCAAGGCACATAACGACTCCACAGGAGCCGTGCTGTTCGATGCTTCGTCCTTTATTCTAAAGGAGAATCGCTTCTTCCCAGTGATTGCTAAGAATGTAGGGTCGTACACAGTAAACTCATCTTTGAAAGATAATCTTACAAGGGTGACGAAACTAAAAGTCTTCGATGAGAATGCCTGTGTCGGTATGGATAGGCATTACATTATTAGTCTCTCTGGTAAGAAGGGTTCGCCTATCACCAACTATCCCGTAACGATTGGCGTAAACTTTACGTTAGCTTTGTTGCCAAACGACTTGATGACACCTCGTTTGAGTGATACACGTGTGGGAATGTTTCTTATGAACAAGGATGTTCTTAAGAAGGATGGGTCAATTGATAAAGCAACATTCGTTAAGCGTTGGCGACTTGTACCGAAGGATACGGCTGCCTACTTTGCTGGCGAACTCTGCGAACCAACAAAGCCAATCGTCTATTATGTAGAGAATACATTTCCTCCACTTTGGAAACGAGCTATCAAAGCTGGTGTTCTATGGTGGAATAAGGCTTTCGAACGTATTGGGTTTAAGAATGTCATGCAGGTGGCAGACTTCCCTGCGAACGACCCTAATTTCGACCCTGATAACTTCAAGTATTCTTGTATCAGATACTTACCTACTGACGTTGAGAATGCTATGGGCCCTTCGTGGACTGACCCTCGCACAGGAGAAGTAATCAATGCTACCGTTCTTGTTTATAATGATGTTGTAAACACGATTAACAACTGGCGATTTGTTCAGACGGCACAGATTGATCCTCGTGCACGTGGAGCGCAGATGCCTGACAGTATTATAGAGGAGACACTCGAGTATATTATTGCGCACGAGATTGGTCATACGCTTGGATTTATGCACAATATGGCAGCATCTGCAGCACTTCCAACCGACTCGCTGCGTTCACCAGCCTTCACGCAAAAGTATGGTACAACGGCTTCCATCATGGATTATGCACGTTTTAATTATGTTGCACAACCTACTGACCACGGCGTTAAACTTACGCCACCGCGTCTTGGTGTCTATGACTACTATGCTATTGAGTGGGCTTACAAACTTTTCCCTGGTTCGAAGGGGTTTGAGGATGATGCTAAACAGCTGCGTTTGTTGGCTGATAAACATGAGGGCGATCCTTTCTATCGTTATGGCTTACAGCAAACGGGAACGAAATATGACCCTTCTGCTATTGAGGAAGACCTCGGTGACGACCCTGTAAAGTCGTCTACCTATGGTATGGACAATCTTCGAATGATTCTCAAGAACCTTGATCATTGGATTGGTGATGAGGATGGTGATAATCGTAAGGCTGAGTTATATAATGAGGTGTTGTCTCAAGCTATGCATTATGTACGTAATGTTAGTGTTAATGTTCCTGGCATCTACCTCTATCAAACAAGCGAGAAGTCGGGCTTACCACGCTATAAGGTTGTGCCTAAGGCTAAGCAAAAAGAGTCTGTGCAATGGCTTCTGAAGCAAGCACGCACGTTTGCGACGTTGGGTAACGATACGATTGAGAAGAAACTACCATTCGGAGCAAACAAGCCTTTTAAGATTTTAGCTCGTGATGTGCAGTCGCTTGCTATGATGGCAACGTCAAAACTTGCTATTTCTTATTATCTTGACTCTACCTCTTATTCGCCAATCGAGTATATGGAGGATGTTTATCAAGATGTCTTTGGCAAGACGATTGCCGGTAAAGAGAATCTTTCAGTGGCTGACCTCTCTATGCAACGACTCTATGTCGACTTATTGCAAGAGGGTGTCTCTGATATGAAGCAAGCACCTAATGTTCATAATCTTCAGATGCCTTCGACTTCTGTAAATAGTTTTATTACGAATATGCTACGAAGGAACGAGGCTGAAAAAGAGCATACGGAATGTTGTTATTTGGCAGACAGACAACGAAGTTTAGATGATGATACTCATTTTCTTAATTTCGGTAATGGCTATGGTGAGCCAGAACCTTTGTGGGGAACAACTGTCAATCGCACTTCAGAGTTCCAATTAGAGTATGCGCAGAAGTTACTTTCTTTATTGGAAACAACTATTCCACGTGTTTCTTCTCCTGATTTGAAAGCACATTATATGCTTCTTGAAAAGCGTTTGAAGAAGTATTTGAAATAA
- a CDS encoding phage holin family protein: MFSNDKNVETIAQLVEVLKHYIGLQSEYMKLDVIEKVVRLLTVITIMVVFCTILLISLIYLSFAAAFALQTLVGSLIWAFLIVGGGYLLLLFFFILLRRSLIERPLVRFLGSLLMSK, encoded by the coding sequence ATGTTCTCAAACGATAAGAACGTAGAAACAATAGCACAACTCGTAGAGGTGCTAAAGCATTATATCGGGCTTCAGTCAGAGTACATGAAGCTCGATGTAATTGAAAAGGTCGTGCGATTACTGACTGTGATTACAATCATGGTTGTCTTCTGCACTATCTTATTAATTTCCCTAATTTATCTCTCCTTTGCTGCAGCCTTTGCATTGCAGACATTGGTGGGTTCACTTATTTGGGCTTTCCTCATTGTGGGTGGTGGCTATTTGCTATTACTCTTTTTCTTCATCTTACTACGTCGCAGTCTTATTGAACGCCCATTGGTAAGATTCTTGGGAAGTCTCTTAATGTCAAAATAA
- a CDS encoding YtxH domain-containing protein encodes MKTLGYVCAFLCGSITGAALGLLLAPEKGTDTRSKISDAVDDFCKKHDIKLSRKEAEDFVEDIKDAASDAI; translated from the coding sequence ATGAAGACATTAGGTTATGTTTGCGCATTCCTCTGTGGTAGCATCACAGGCGCAGCTCTCGGACTTCTTTTGGCTCCAGAGAAGGGTACAGACACACGTTCAAAGATTTCTGACGCAGTAGACGATTTCTGCAAGAAGCATGACATCAAGCTCAGTCGCAAGGAAGCTGAGGATTTCGTTGAGGATATCAAGGATGCAGCTTCAGACGCTATCTAA
- a CDS encoding SPOR domain-containing protein: MKKFMVLGAAMCVAMAFTGCKSSESAYKKAYEKAKSQEQNTTTNNDDNATQQDAVVAPVETQPVTQAPVVDNYDNEPVRRETVSVVNGAGLKAYSVVVGSFGVKSNAEGLQQRLKNAGYDAQVAYNAGNNMYRVVASTYDSKASAVQSRNQLRATYADAWLLSR, from the coding sequence ATGAAGAAATTTATGGTTTTGGGCGCAGCTATGTGTGTGGCAATGGCTTTCACTGGCTGTAAGTCAAGCGAGAGTGCATATAAGAAGGCTTACGAGAAGGCTAAGTCTCAGGAGCAGAATACTACTACGAATAATGATGACAACGCAACTCAGCAGGATGCTGTTGTAGCTCCAGTAGAGACTCAGCCAGTTACTCAGGCTCCTGTTGTTGATAATTACGACAATGAGCCAGTACGCCGCGAGACTGTTTCTGTTGTAAATGGTGCTGGTTTGAAGGCTTACAGCGTAGTTGTTGGTTCATTCGGCGTTAAGTCTAATGCTGAGGGCTTGCAGCAGCGTTTGAAGAATGCTGGCTATGATGCTCAGGTTGCTTACAATGCTGGTAACAACATGTATCGCGTTGTTGCTTCTACTTACGACAGCAAGGCTTCAGCTGTTCAGAGCCGCAATCAGCTCCGTGCTACTTACGCTGATGCTTGGTTGCTCTCTCGATAA
- the ruvX gene encoding Holliday junction resolvase RuvX, protein MSRILAIDYGKKRTGLAVTDPLCIIANGLATVPTSELFEFLNQYIAKEAVSQLVIGKPIQPNGQPSENLARVEQFVNRWRKAHPELPIDYYDERFTSVIAHQAMIAGGVKKKTRREDKGLVDEISATIILQDYMRSKGL, encoded by the coding sequence ATGAGTAGAATTTTAGCGATAGATTACGGTAAAAAACGTACAGGATTAGCAGTCACCGACCCATTGTGCATCATCGCCAATGGGTTGGCGACTGTTCCTACGTCTGAACTTTTTGAGTTTTTGAACCAGTATATCGCAAAGGAGGCGGTCAGCCAACTTGTCATTGGCAAACCCATACAGCCCAATGGTCAGCCAAGTGAGAACCTCGCTCGTGTGGAGCAATTTGTCAATCGTTGGCGCAAGGCACACCCAGAGTTGCCTATTGATTATTATGACGAGCGCTTTACATCGGTTATCGCTCATCAAGCAATGATTGCGGGTGGGGTTAAGAAGAAGACTCGCCGTGAAGATAAGGGGCTTGTTGACGAGATTTCGGCAACAATCATCCTACAAGATTATATGAGGTCCAAGGGGCTTTAA
- the def gene encoding peptide deformylase, translating to MVLPIYTYGQPVLRKVAEDIPLDYPDLQELIQNMFETNTASDGVGLAAPQIGKSIRVVVVDLDVLSDTFPEYKDYRHAFINGHILEYDDSETETLEEGCLSLPGVHESVTRAKRVYVKWYDENLVEHEEWIDGYLARVIQHEFDHLEGRVFTDRLSAFRKQMITSKLKALLQGKVRCHYRVKAPRK from the coding sequence ATGGTATTACCCATTTACACATATGGTCAGCCAGTGTTGCGAAAGGTAGCCGAGGATATCCCCCTCGATTATCCCGACCTCCAAGAGCTGATACAAAATATGTTTGAGACCAACACCGCCAGCGATGGCGTAGGTTTGGCAGCGCCACAGATTGGTAAGTCTATCCGTGTCGTTGTTGTCGACTTGGATGTGCTCTCAGACACCTTCCCTGAGTATAAAGACTATCGTCACGCATTCATCAATGGTCACATCCTTGAGTATGATGACTCTGAGACGGAGACCTTGGAAGAGGGATGTCTCTCTCTGCCAGGTGTTCACGAGAGTGTGACACGTGCAAAGCGCGTCTACGTAAAGTGGTATGACGAGAACCTCGTTGAGCATGAGGAGTGGATTGATGGCTATCTTGCTCGAGTTATCCAGCATGAGTTTGATCACCTCGAAGGTCGTGTCTTCACTGATCGTCTCTCGGCATTCCGCAAGCAGATGATTACCAGCAAGCTCAAAGCCCTTCTGCAGGGAAAAGTTCGCTGCCACTATCGTGTGAAGGCTCCACGTAAGTAA
- a CDS encoding tetratricopeptide repeat protein, with translation MLRGIVVSLLCLLALPSAAQYNVKKMMEEGRRTLDQGYYVTSMQIFSRIVALKPNLYEAWYLMALSKYHLEDYKGAGDDCRRALTLQPYIADIYELYGMSNIHVERYDSAIVAFSHALDITPDNRDYWFNRAYCLYQVGDSKAALQQLDYILKRWKTFDAASQLRSDIVAGRKPKQQPMKPNASQFYKLPSLKVESDDKRPLKL, from the coding sequence ATGTTGCGTGGTATCGTAGTATCCTTGCTTTGCCTATTGGCATTACCGTCAGCAGCCCAATACAACGTCAAGAAGATGATGGAGGAGGGGAGGCGGACGCTTGATCAGGGATACTACGTTACTTCCATGCAGATTTTCTCCCGTATCGTTGCCCTCAAACCAAATCTATACGAGGCTTGGTATTTGATGGCATTGTCAAAGTATCACCTTGAAGACTATAAGGGTGCTGGTGATGATTGTCGCCGTGCTTTGACTTTACAGCCCTATATTGCTGATATCTACGAACTTTATGGTATGTCTAATATCCATGTGGAGCGTTACGACAGTGCTATCGTAGCCTTTTCTCATGCCCTTGATATAACCCCCGACAATCGCGACTATTGGTTTAATCGTGCTTATTGTCTCTATCAAGTGGGCGACAGCAAGGCTGCCCTTCAGCAACTTGATTATATCCTTAAGCGATGGAAGACCTTCGATGCAGCCTCCCAACTACGTTCCGACATCGTAGCGGGTAGGAAGCCAAAGCAACAGCCCATGAAACCTAATGCTTCGCAATTTTACAAGCTCCCCAGCTTAAAAGTAGAGAGTGATGACAAGCGTCCGTTGAAGCTTTGA
- a CDS encoding glycoside hydrolase family 3 N-terminal domain-containing protein, with protein MKKLLLSISMLAFAYTTSANVPVIKSNPKIEAQVEQTLKKLTLEEKIGQMMELVTALFGANDKNGVFYIDEHKTDSIFSRYKIGSILNAPNTCAPTAKQWEKYIEQIQKISMKRIGIPCVFGLDQNHGSTYTQDGTLFPQNINVAATFNREIARHSAEATAYETRAVSVPWTFSPTVDLGRDARWPRIWENFGEDCYLSSEMGKAMVYGFQGEDPNNIDQYHIATSMKHFMGYGVPWTGKDRTPAYISPANLREKHFAPFLAGLQAGALTVMVNSASVNGMPMHANKEILTGWLKEETGWDGVLITDWADINNLYTREMVAKDKKDALRIAINAGIDMIMEPYSCDACGYLIELVKEGKIPMSRIDDACRRVLRMKYRLDLFKNPTQKLKNYPKFGGEEFAKLALEGATESMVLLKNERNILPLQHGKKILLTGPNANQMRCLDGGWSYTWQGHRTDEFAGKYNTIYEAFCNEYGKENVILNQGVTYNEKGKYWEENEPQILGAVAAAKDADVIVACIGENSYTETPGNLTDLWLSENQRNLVKALAQTGKPVILVLNEGRPRLIADIEPLAQGIIDILIPGNMGGDALVNLVSGKSNFSGKMPYTYPKEINSLANYDFKKSEEVGTMEGAYDYNAKITQQWGFGYGLSYTSYQYSNLKVSKSDFRHGDIIKVSVDVKNTGKVAGKESILLFSSDLVASMVPDGRRLRAFDKVELQPGETKTVTFELKADDLAFVGWDGKWRLEEGDFKLMIADQTASVHCADTYLWQTANR; from the coding sequence ATGAAGAAATTATTATTATCTATTTCAATGTTGGCATTTGCTTATACAACCAGTGCTAATGTTCCAGTTATCAAAAGCAACCCTAAGATAGAGGCTCAAGTAGAACAAACCCTGAAGAAACTCACCTTGGAGGAAAAGATAGGTCAGATGATGGAATTGGTGACCGCCCTCTTTGGTGCCAACGACAAGAACGGTGTGTTCTATATCGACGAGCACAAGACCGATTCTATCTTTTCTCGCTATAAGATTGGCTCTATCCTCAACGCTCCTAACACTTGCGCGCCAACCGCCAAGCAGTGGGAGAAGTACATCGAGCAAATCCAGAAGATTTCGATGAAGCGCATCGGCATCCCTTGCGTCTTCGGTCTCGATCAGAACCACGGTTCTACTTATACACAAGACGGTACCCTCTTCCCGCAGAACATCAATGTAGCTGCCACCTTCAATCGTGAGATTGCTCGCCATTCGGCTGAGGCTACTGCTTATGAGACTCGTGCGGTGAGTGTGCCTTGGACTTTCAGTCCTACCGTTGATCTCGGTCGTGATGCCCGTTGGCCTCGCATCTGGGAGAACTTTGGCGAGGATTGCTATCTCAGTTCAGAGATGGGCAAGGCCATGGTCTATGGTTTCCAGGGCGAGGACCCAAATAACATCGACCAGTATCACATCGCCACTTCAATGAAGCACTTCATGGGCTATGGCGTGCCTTGGACTGGTAAAGACCGTACACCAGCCTATATCTCTCCTGCCAACTTGCGAGAGAAGCACTTTGCTCCTTTCCTGGCGGGTCTGCAAGCTGGAGCCTTGACCGTGATGGTGAATTCCGCTTCCGTCAACGGTATGCCGATGCACGCCAACAAGGAAATCCTGACAGGATGGCTGAAGGAAGAGACAGGATGGGATGGTGTGCTTATCACCGACTGGGCAGACATCAATAATCTCTATACTCGTGAAATGGTGGCAAAGGACAAGAAGGATGCACTCCGCATCGCCATCAATGCTGGTATCGACATGATTATGGAACCTTATTCTTGCGATGCTTGTGGCTACCTTATTGAATTGGTGAAGGAAGGCAAGATTCCGATGAGTCGCATTGATGATGCCTGTCGCCGTGTGCTTCGTATGAAGTACCGTCTCGATCTCTTCAAGAACCCAACCCAGAAACTGAAGAATTATCCTAAGTTTGGTGGCGAGGAGTTTGCCAAACTCGCCTTAGAGGGTGCTACCGAGAGTATGGTGCTCCTGAAGAACGAGCGTAATATCCTTCCTTTGCAGCATGGCAAGAAGATTCTCCTCACGGGGCCTAATGCCAATCAGATGCGCTGTCTGGACGGTGGATGGAGCTATACCTGGCAGGGCCATCGTACCGATGAGTTTGCCGGCAAGTATAATACCATCTATGAGGCATTCTGCAATGAGTATGGCAAGGAGAATGTTATCTTGAATCAGGGTGTTACCTATAATGAAAAGGGCAAGTATTGGGAGGAGAACGAACCTCAGATTCTGGGGGCAGTGGCTGCAGCAAAGGATGCCGACGTCATTGTGGCTTGCATTGGCGAGAACTCCTATACCGAGACTCCGGGCAACCTGACAGACCTCTGGCTTTCTGAAAACCAGCGCAATCTGGTCAAGGCTTTGGCTCAGACAGGCAAGCCTGTCATCTTGGTACTGAATGAAGGACGTCCACGTCTCATCGCCGACATCGAACCATTGGCACAGGGTATCATCGATATCCTTATCCCTGGCAACATGGGCGGCGATGCCTTGGTAAACTTGGTATCGGGCAAGTCAAACTTCAGTGGCAAGATGCCTTACACCTATCCTAAGGAAATCAATTCGCTCGCTAACTACGACTTCAAGAAAAGTGAGGAGGTGGGTACGATGGAAGGGGCTTACGACTACAATGCGAAGATTACCCAGCAGTGGGGCTTCGGATATGGTTTGAGCTACACCTCTTATCAATATAGCAACCTGAAGGTTTCCAAGTCTGACTTCCGCCACGGAGACATTATCAAGGTGAGCGTGGATGTGAAGAACACGGGTAAGGTGGCAGGCAAGGAGAGCATTCTCCTGTTCAGCAGCGATCTCGTTGCCAGCATGGTACCAGATGGTCGTCGTCTCCGTGCCTTCGACAAGGTGGAACTTCAGCCAGGTGAAACCAAGACTGTGACCTTCGAATTAAAGGCAGACGACTTGGCTTTTGTAGGTTGGGATGGCAAATGGAGATTGGAGGAAGGCGACTTCAAGTTGATGATTGCCGACCAAACTGCCTCTGTTCATTGTGCAGATACTTATCTGTGGCAGACAGCCAATAGATAA